A window from Mycolicibacterium tokaiense encodes these proteins:
- a CDS encoding carbohydrate ABC transporter permease has protein sequence MSATLTTPSTRTTHPPARPTTRRRGRMRHGERPNWLGALIAFLWLAVVLVPIYWIVITSLKSQSNYFATNPLLPSPESDFEQYRFVAQSDFPRYFLNSAVVAIGTVVPTILLAFMAAYAIVRGNGRFLRVANVIFLSGLAIPLQAVVIPVYLIIIRLHLYDTLLAIILPSIAFAIPLSVLVLANFIRDVPKELFESMSMDGASEWATMWRLAFPLARPALVTVAVYNGLTVWNGFLLPLILTQSPDQRTLPLALWTFQGQYSVNVPAVMASVVLSTLPVIVLYAFGRRQLVSGLTAGFSK, from the coding sequence ATGTCGGCGACGCTGACCACCCCGTCCACCCGCACCACACACCCACCGGCGCGTCCGACGACGCGGCGACGCGGGCGGATGCGCCATGGGGAGCGGCCGAACTGGCTCGGCGCCCTGATTGCCTTCCTGTGGCTGGCGGTGGTGCTGGTCCCGATCTACTGGATCGTCATCACCAGTCTGAAGAGCCAGAGCAACTACTTCGCCACCAATCCGTTGCTGCCCTCCCCGGAGTCGGACTTCGAGCAATACCGGTTCGTGGCCCAGTCGGACTTTCCGCGCTATTTCCTCAACAGCGCCGTTGTCGCGATCGGCACGGTGGTGCCGACGATTCTGCTTGCGTTCATGGCGGCCTATGCGATCGTGCGGGGCAACGGCCGGTTCCTGCGCGTGGCGAATGTGATCTTTTTGTCGGGACTGGCAATTCCACTGCAGGCCGTGGTGATCCCGGTCTATCTGATCATCATCCGACTGCATCTCTACGACACTCTGCTCGCGATCATCCTGCCCTCCATCGCGTTTGCCATTCCCCTGTCGGTGCTGGTGCTCGCGAACTTCATCCGGGATGTGCCCAAGGAGCTGTTCGAGTCGATGAGTATGGACGGCGCCAGTGAGTGGGCCACCATGTGGCGGCTCGCCTTTCCCCTGGCCCGGCCCGCCCTGGTCACGGTGGCGGTCTACAACGGCCTGACGGTCTGGAACGGGTTCCTGCTGCCGCTGATCCTGACCCAGAGTCCGGACCAGCGGACCCTGCCCCTGGCCCTGTGGACGTTTCAGGGCCAGTACAGCGTCAACGTGCCGGCGGTCATGGCCTCGGTGGTACTCAGCACGCTGCCGGTGATCGTGCTCTACGCCTTCGGCCGCCGCCAGTTGGTCAGCGGGTTGACGGCCGGCTTCAGCAAGTAG
- a CDS encoding extracellular solute-binding protein, with the protein MTDKAAMERLSRTELSVDFTSADLKSVDAKAFQRGITSRRTFLAAALSVPVLGALAACGSSGPSGSGQNGGAPPGSASYWFLTSQPQEGIRTAAVERFNEANPDSQIQFTAFQNDAFKTKIKTAIGAGQAPTLIFGWGGGTLRSYVDAGQVDDLTSWFDENPAVKNRLFPTAFGPATVDNKIYAMPTETVQPIVLYYNKEVFDNVGATPPQSWGDIMDLAPRFNAAGVAPFSLAGQSRWPEMMWLEFLFDRLGGPEVFEAAYNGEPNAWSNPVAIDALTKVQDLVKADGFVNGFSSVTADSNADQALLYTGKAAMMLQGSWTYGGMATDGGDFVSSGKLGYMNFPGVDGGTGDPSDTVGNPAQYLSIYSKATDEQKEVAKKFLSTAVLSDEEVKEWIGIGSVPIVQGTQSELGTSTDADFLEFIYRVSTEAKVFAQSWDQALSPTAAETLLDNISRLFQLSISPQQFADNMNQATAK; encoded by the coding sequence GTGACCGACAAAGCCGCGATGGAGCGGCTCTCACGTACGGAGCTGAGCGTGGACTTCACATCTGCAGACCTCAAAAGTGTTGATGCAAAAGCTTTTCAGCGCGGCATCACGTCGCGTCGAACCTTCCTTGCCGCCGCGCTCAGTGTCCCCGTCCTGGGCGCGCTGGCTGCATGCGGCAGCTCCGGACCGAGCGGATCAGGACAGAATGGCGGCGCTCCCCCAGGGTCTGCGTCCTACTGGTTCCTCACCTCCCAGCCCCAGGAGGGCATCCGTACCGCGGCGGTCGAGCGTTTCAATGAGGCCAACCCGGACAGCCAGATTCAGTTCACCGCCTTCCAGAACGACGCCTTCAAGACCAAGATCAAGACCGCGATCGGTGCCGGTCAGGCGCCGACGCTGATCTTCGGCTGGGGCGGTGGCACGTTGCGAAGTTACGTCGACGCCGGCCAGGTCGATGATCTGACCTCGTGGTTCGACGAGAATCCGGCAGTCAAGAACCGGTTGTTCCCAACCGCTTTCGGTCCGGCAACGGTGGATAACAAGATCTATGCGATGCCCACCGAAACCGTCCAGCCGATCGTCCTCTACTACAACAAAGAGGTCTTTGACAACGTTGGTGCCACACCACCTCAGAGCTGGGGCGACATCATGGATCTGGCGCCGAGGTTCAATGCCGCAGGAGTAGCTCCCTTCTCACTGGCCGGACAGTCCCGCTGGCCCGAGATGATGTGGTTGGAGTTCCTGTTCGACCGTCTTGGCGGACCCGAGGTGTTCGAAGCGGCCTACAACGGCGAGCCGAATGCCTGGTCGAACCCGGTGGCAATCGACGCTCTGACCAAGGTGCAGGACCTGGTGAAAGCCGACGGATTTGTCAACGGCTTCTCCTCGGTGACTGCCGACTCCAACGCAGATCAGGCACTGCTGTACACAGGTAAGGCCGCCATGATGCTCCAAGGCAGCTGGACCTACGGCGGAATGGCCACTGACGGGGGCGATTTCGTCTCCAGCGGGAAGTTGGGTTACATGAACTTCCCCGGCGTCGACGGCGGCACCGGAGATCCGTCCGATACCGTCGGCAACCCGGCCCAGTATCTGTCGATCTACTCGAAGGCCACCGACGAACAGAAGGAGGTCGCGAAGAAGTTCCTCAGCACGGCGGTCCTGTCCGACGAGGAAGTCAAAGAGTGGATCGGCATCGGCAGCGTGCCGATAGTGCAGGGCACACAGAGCGAACTGGGCACCTCGACAGACGCCGATTTCCTCGAGTTCATCTATCGCGTGTCCACCGAGGCCAAGGTCTTTGCCCAGTCGTGGGATCAGGCGTTGTCGCCGACAGCTGCCGAGACACTGCTCGACAACATCTCCCGACTGTTCCAGCTCTCGATCAGCCCACAACAGTTCGCCGACAACATGAACCAGGCCACTGCCAAATGA
- a CDS encoding SDR family oxidoreductase, protein MAQLEGKTALITGGTSGIGFATARAFADAGAKVFITGRTQQRVDAAAASLGSGVVGVASDVTNTADLDRLVGVIRDAGDGLDIVFTNAGSGEFATLEDETPEHLIDTFNRNVGGTVFTVQKTLPLLNRGASIVLSGSTAATKGMPAFGAYAAAKAAVRSFGRTWATELGERGFRVNTVIPGPILTEGLTELVPDEDQRQVFFDGLATNPMKRIGDPAELAAVVVFLGSDASSFMTGAEIFVDGGINQV, encoded by the coding sequence ATGGCTCAGCTCGAAGGAAAGACAGCACTGATCACCGGCGGCACATCCGGCATCGGCTTTGCGACGGCGCGCGCCTTCGCCGACGCGGGCGCCAAGGTGTTCATCACCGGGCGTACCCAACAGCGCGTCGACGCCGCCGCAGCGTCCCTGGGTTCCGGTGTCGTCGGTGTTGCCAGCGATGTCACCAACACAGCGGATCTGGATCGACTTGTGGGGGTCATCCGCGACGCAGGTGACGGCCTCGACATCGTCTTCACCAACGCCGGCAGTGGCGAGTTCGCGACGCTGGAGGACGAGACACCCGAGCACCTCATCGACACGTTTAACCGCAACGTGGGCGGGACGGTGTTCACCGTGCAGAAGACGCTGCCGCTACTCAATCGCGGTGCCTCGATCGTGCTGTCCGGCTCGACCGCAGCCACCAAGGGTATGCCGGCATTCGGCGCTTACGCCGCGGCAAAGGCTGCTGTCCGGTCCTTCGGCCGCACCTGGGCCACCGAGTTGGGCGAGCGTGGCTTCCGGGTCAACACGGTCATTCCCGGTCCGATCCTGACCGAGGGACTCACCGAGCTGGTGCCTGACGAAGACCAGCGGCAGGTGTTCTTCGACGGTCTGGCAACGAACCCGATGAAGCGGATAGGTGATCCTGCCGAACTGGCCGCTGTGGTGGTCTTCCTCGGCTCCGATGCGAGCAGCTTCATGACAGGTGCGGAGATCTTCGTCGACGGGGGTATCAACCAGGTTTAG
- a CDS encoding LLM class F420-dependent oxidoreductase, with amino-acid sequence MTIRLGLQIPNFSYDRPVTELFPAVQAQAREAEAAGFDTVLVMDHLYQLPGLGEPDEPVLEAYTALAALAASTERIQLSTLVTGNTYRNPTLLAKVITTLDVLSGGRAVLGLGAGWYELEHRQLGFEFGSFTERFEKLEEALQVILPMTQGERPTFSGKWYHTENAINEPRYRDHIPVMLGGSGEKKTFRLAARHADHLNIIAPIEELPAKLRVLEQRCIEIDRDPASLATSTLLTVIVDGEESRDMPEAHGGRVVTGTPVQIAEEIQRRVLDVGIGGVVINLPTHGYTPGLVTKVGQALSPLISG; translated from the coding sequence ATGACCATTCGACTCGGACTCCAGATCCCGAACTTCAGCTACGACAGACCGGTGACCGAACTTTTCCCCGCGGTTCAAGCACAGGCCCGCGAAGCCGAAGCCGCGGGCTTCGACACGGTGCTCGTAATGGACCACCTCTATCAACTACCGGGCCTGGGTGAGCCAGACGAGCCCGTGCTGGAGGCCTATACCGCGCTGGCCGCACTCGCTGCGTCCACGGAGCGGATCCAGCTTTCGACATTGGTCACCGGCAACACCTACCGCAACCCCACACTGTTGGCGAAAGTGATCACCACCCTGGACGTGTTGAGTGGCGGACGCGCCGTACTGGGCCTGGGTGCCGGCTGGTACGAGTTGGAGCATCGCCAACTCGGTTTCGAATTCGGCTCCTTCACAGAACGATTCGAGAAGCTGGAAGAAGCGTTGCAGGTGATCCTTCCCATGACGCAGGGCGAGCGACCAACGTTCTCCGGGAAGTGGTATCACACGGAGAACGCCATCAACGAACCCCGCTACCGTGACCACATTCCGGTGATGCTGGGCGGCAGCGGTGAGAAGAAAACCTTCCGGCTGGCGGCGCGCCATGCCGACCACCTGAACATCATTGCGCCCATCGAGGAGCTACCGGCCAAGCTCCGTGTACTCGAACAACGGTGCATCGAAATCGACCGCGATCCGGCGTCATTGGCGACCAGTACTTTGTTGACGGTGATCGTTGACGGGGAGGAATCCAGGGATATGCCGGAGGCGCACGGGGGTCGCGTGGTCACCGGGACACCTGTCCAAATCGCCGAGGAGATTCAGCGACGCGTGCTCGACGTCGGTATCGGCGGCGTCGTCATCAACCTGCCGACCCACGGTTACACACCAGGGCTGGTCACCAAGGTCGGACAGGCGCTGAGTCCGCTGATTTCAGGGTGA
- a CDS encoding carbohydrate ABC transporter permease, which produces MIPAPTGIRPGQPTPRSARNTRVAFLAVPALVFFVAFAVIPLLGVLLLSFSQWDGIGAIQPAGLASWQSVLTDPALPHTIWVTFLLMVLSWAVQTPASVVIGAFLAGRQRYREWLAVLYFIPLLLSSAAIAITYKALLDPNFGLGVGLGVPLLSQDWLGQGGLALGVVIFIVSWQFVPFHSLIYQGAIQQIPRSMYEAAQLDGAGRCRQFFSITLPALRYTMVTSSTLMVIGSLTFFDLIFVLTGGGPGDATRVLALDMYRRGFQANLMGPASVIAVILVLVGLGMALLLRRLGGGTPSHSQLDGA; this is translated from the coding sequence ATGATCCCGGCACCAACCGGGATCCGCCCTGGGCAGCCGACTCCGCGGTCGGCGCGCAACACCCGGGTCGCATTCCTGGCCGTGCCCGCGCTGGTCTTCTTCGTCGCGTTTGCCGTGATTCCGCTCCTGGGCGTCCTCCTGCTGAGCTTCAGCCAGTGGGACGGCATCGGAGCCATCCAGCCGGCCGGTCTGGCCAGCTGGCAGTCGGTGCTCACCGACCCCGCGCTCCCGCACACGATTTGGGTGACGTTTCTGCTGATGGTGCTCTCGTGGGCAGTGCAGACGCCGGCCAGCGTGGTCATCGGAGCCTTCCTGGCCGGGCGCCAGCGCTACCGCGAGTGGCTCGCAGTGCTGTACTTCATCCCGCTGCTCCTCAGCTCGGCCGCCATCGCGATCACCTACAAAGCCCTGTTGGATCCCAACTTCGGGCTCGGCGTCGGATTGGGGGTGCCGCTACTGAGCCAGGACTGGCTCGGCCAGGGCGGCCTGGCCCTGGGGGTGGTGATCTTCATCGTGTCCTGGCAATTCGTGCCGTTCCACTCTCTGATCTACCAGGGCGCCATTCAACAGATCCCGCGGTCGATGTACGAGGCTGCCCAGCTCGACGGCGCTGGTCGGTGCCGGCAGTTCTTCTCCATCACGCTGCCCGCGCTGCGGTACACGATGGTCACGTCCTCCACGCTCATGGTGATCGGCTCCCTGACCTTCTTCGACCTGATCTTCGTGCTCACCGGCGGCGGCCCGGGCGACGCCACCCGGGTGCTCGCACTCGACATGTACCGACGCGGTTTCCAGGCCAACCTGATGGGCCCCGCCAGCGTGATCGCGGTGATCCTGGTGCTCGTCGGGTTGGGGATGGCGTTGCTGCTGCGACGTCTCGGCGGGGGTACGCCGTCACACAGCCAATTGGATGGTGCCTGA
- a CDS encoding beta-glucosidase, whose product MTSLHPVEQNSAVDETAPRPWQNTSLPAAQRVELLLAELSIEEKVAQLGSRWASNDRAPGEVDSDGDDFAEGASNVAPMEDAFALSGAVPLRDAARHGLGHLTRIYGSRPVTPMQGAAELVDQQRIVVEQSRLRIPALVHEECLTGFTAYGATVYPAAIAWGATFDPPLVQEMAAAIGRDMASVGVHQGLSPVLDVVRDYRWGRVEETMGEDPYVVSTLGAAYVRGLQSAGVIATLKHFAGYSASRAGRNHGPAPMGRRELADVIFPPFEVAVTVAGAGSVMSAYNDVDGVPASADSWLLTDVLRGQWGFTGTVVSDYWSVPFLATMHRVAADAEESGVLALVAGVDVELPDTVGLGNGITERVRDGRLPVEWVDRAVRRLLLQKVQLGLLDPDWTPEASVAGADHVDLDAPANRDIARRLAERSIVLLDPGTALPLGGVGRPRLDRIAVVGPAAADPRTFMGCYAFPNHVLPRHPGFGLGVTVPTVVEALAGELTGTDVRYEQGCGVQSRDRSGFAAAVEAATSADLCVAVVGDLAGLFGNGSSGEGSDAEDLRLPGVQADLLEELLATGVPVVVVVVSGRPYALGAVADRAAGLVQAFMPGEEGGAAIAGVLSGRVQPGGKLPVQIPRTPGGQPGTYLQPPLGTLAADISSVDPTPLYPFGYGRSYTTFELDALQVTPDSVPTDGEWTVTVRVRNTGSRAGDEVVQLYVEDPVASVVRPARQLIGYARVPVPAGGAVIVRFTVHADRTAFTGPDLERIVEPGQLDLVVGTSAADAACRGTVWLTGDTRAVGPDRIMLTPVAVAPEVAGND is encoded by the coding sequence GTGACCTCACTACATCCGGTCGAGCAGAACTCGGCGGTCGATGAGACGGCCCCCCGGCCTTGGCAGAACACGTCGCTGCCGGCAGCGCAGCGGGTGGAACTGCTGCTGGCAGAGCTGAGTATCGAGGAGAAGGTCGCACAGCTCGGCAGCAGGTGGGCGAGCAACGACAGGGCTCCCGGCGAAGTCGACAGCGATGGCGATGACTTTGCCGAGGGCGCATCCAACGTCGCCCCGATGGAGGACGCCTTTGCGCTGTCCGGCGCCGTCCCGCTGCGCGACGCGGCCCGGCACGGACTGGGGCACCTCACCCGCATCTACGGCAGCCGTCCCGTCACGCCGATGCAGGGGGCCGCCGAGTTGGTCGATCAGCAGCGGATCGTTGTCGAGCAGTCGCGGCTGCGCATCCCAGCCCTCGTGCACGAGGAGTGTCTGACCGGATTCACTGCCTACGGCGCGACCGTGTATCCGGCTGCGATCGCGTGGGGTGCCACCTTCGACCCGCCTCTGGTGCAGGAAATGGCCGCGGCGATCGGTCGCGACATGGCCAGTGTTGGTGTGCATCAGGGGCTTTCGCCGGTGCTCGATGTGGTGCGTGACTATCGGTGGGGTCGGGTGGAGGAGACAATGGGTGAAGATCCCTATGTGGTGTCCACGCTGGGGGCGGCGTACGTGCGGGGGTTGCAGAGCGCGGGGGTGATCGCCACCCTGAAGCACTTCGCCGGCTACTCCGCATCGCGCGCCGGTCGCAATCACGGTCCGGCGCCGATGGGCAGGCGTGAGCTCGCGGATGTGATTTTTCCGCCGTTCGAGGTGGCGGTCACCGTCGCCGGCGCAGGCTCGGTGATGAGCGCCTACAACGACGTCGACGGGGTGCCGGCGTCAGCGGACTCCTGGCTGCTCACCGATGTGCTGCGCGGCCAGTGGGGATTCACGGGCACCGTCGTCTCCGACTACTGGTCGGTGCCGTTCCTGGCGACGATGCATCGGGTGGCCGCGGATGCGGAGGAGTCCGGCGTGCTGGCGCTGGTCGCCGGTGTCGATGTCGAACTGCCCGACACGGTCGGTCTCGGCAACGGCATCACCGAACGGGTCCGCGACGGGCGGCTTCCGGTGGAGTGGGTGGACCGCGCGGTGCGGCGGTTGCTGCTGCAGAAGGTACAGCTGGGTTTACTGGATCCGGACTGGACGCCAGAGGCGTCGGTGGCCGGCGCGGACCACGTGGACCTGGACGCGCCCGCCAACCGGGACATCGCCCGTCGGCTGGCCGAACGCTCCATCGTGCTGCTGGACCCCGGCACCGCGCTACCTCTCGGCGGCGTCGGCCGCCCCCGGCTCGACCGGATAGCCGTGGTGGGCCCCGCCGCGGCGGATCCGCGAACGTTCATGGGCTGCTATGCCTTTCCCAATCATGTCCTGCCGCGCCACCCGGGCTTCGGGCTGGGTGTGACGGTGCCGACGGTGGTGGAGGCACTGGCCGGCGAGCTCACCGGTACGGACGTCCGCTATGAGCAGGGCTGCGGGGTGCAGAGCCGCGACCGGTCTGGTTTCGCCGCAGCGGTCGAGGCGGCCACCTCCGCAGATCTCTGTGTCGCGGTGGTCGGCGATCTGGCGGGTCTGTTCGGCAACGGTTCCTCCGGGGAGGGCAGTGACGCAGAGGATCTGCGGCTGCCCGGTGTCCAGGCCGACCTGCTCGAGGAACTGCTGGCCACCGGTGTTCCCGTGGTGGTGGTGGTCGTGTCGGGCCGCCCGTACGCACTCGGCGCCGTGGCGGACCGCGCGGCGGGGCTCGTCCAGGCCTTCATGCCGGGCGAAGAGGGCGGTGCAGCCATTGCCGGGGTGTTGTCGGGACGTGTGCAGCCGGGTGGCAAGCTCCCGGTGCAGATCCCACGCACCCCGGGCGGCCAGCCCGGCACCTACCTGCAGCCGCCACTGGGCACACTGGCTGCCGACATCAGCAGTGTCGACCCCACTCCGCTCTACCCGTTCGGATACGGGCGCAGCTACACCACCTTCGAGCTCGATGCGCTGCAGGTCACCCCCGACTCCGTGCCCACCGATGGTGAGTGGACCGTGACGGTGCGGGTTCGCAACACCGGGTCTCGAGCGGGGGATGAAGTGGTGCAGCTGTATGTGGAAGATCCGGTGGCGTCGGTGGTCCGGCCGGCCCGCCAGCTCATCGGCTATGCGCGGGTGCCGGTGCCGGCTGGAGGCGCGGTCATCGTCAGGTTCACGGTGCACGCCGACCGCACTGCCTTCACCGGACCGGACCTCGAACGGATCGTGGAACCGGGCCAACTGGACCTGGTGGTGGGCACGTCAGCGGCTGACGCAGCCTGCCGCGGGACTGTCTGGCTGACCGGTGACACCCGAGCGGTCGGCCCGGACCGGATCATGCTGACCCCGGTCGCCGTCGCGCCCGAGGTGGCGGGCAATGACTGA
- a CDS encoding alpha/beta hydrolase, whose product MLALCTGVVLFVSSCASPPPPTEASVEPSGLAEFYAQEIEFGPCAPYASSSVDEQSFASAQFDCARVEVPLDYADPDGPRGKIALLRAKARGEKIGSLLVNPGGPGGSGMSFVGLLRSVSDFGRVGERFDVIGFDPRGVGASIPRVECYTDAETDRGEEPAPYLFDVPDGDAALDVAQRCIEGTGGVDALTSVGSANMVQDMDVMREVLGDEKLSYLGYSYGSELGGMYAEAFPENLRAMVIDGAVDPLKTESEFRLSQFAAWQNAFTELAKDCVSEPNCPLGTEPGQADERFHNLVRPLQDNPLPVAGGRSLSYDAAVQAVSTSLFVNAQWPIIIQGLSELAAGRGEVLLGLRDGAMGRGPDGRYGGGLNVDANLAIRCMDNPRRTADEHTELSRRAWQVAPFLDPGGPEQRAHYECEAWPSPVSRSLPWFTGNAELPPTLTVSVTGDPGTPHEGGVNLARLLGGSLLTVEGAQHGVAMFGQSECVDRAVADYLVDLQTPSIDARCTL is encoded by the coding sequence GTGCTCGCCCTGTGCACGGGCGTGGTGCTGTTCGTGAGCTCGTGCGCCTCGCCCCCGCCGCCTACCGAGGCTTCTGTCGAACCTTCCGGACTCGCCGAGTTCTACGCTCAGGAAATCGAATTCGGACCATGTGCACCCTACGCGTCGTCCTCGGTCGACGAGCAGAGCTTCGCCAGTGCACAGTTCGACTGCGCCCGCGTCGAGGTCCCGCTGGACTACGCCGACCCTGACGGTCCCCGCGGGAAGATCGCCCTGCTGCGGGCCAAGGCCCGCGGTGAGAAGATCGGCTCGCTACTGGTCAATCCCGGCGGTCCCGGCGGTTCAGGGATGAGCTTTGTCGGTCTGCTCAGGTCGGTATCGGATTTCGGCCGTGTCGGTGAACGGTTCGATGTGATCGGCTTCGACCCGCGCGGTGTGGGTGCCTCCATCCCGCGGGTGGAGTGCTACACCGACGCCGAGACCGACCGGGGCGAGGAGCCGGCACCGTATCTGTTCGACGTGCCGGACGGCGATGCGGCCCTGGACGTGGCGCAGCGGTGCATCGAGGGCACCGGCGGGGTCGACGCGTTGACCAGCGTCGGCAGCGCCAACATGGTGCAGGACATGGACGTGATGCGCGAGGTGTTGGGCGACGAAAAGCTGTCCTACCTCGGCTACAGCTACGGCAGTGAGCTGGGCGGCATGTACGCCGAGGCCTTCCCGGAGAACCTGCGGGCCATGGTGATCGACGGCGCGGTCGACCCGCTGAAAACCGAATCGGAGTTCCGCCTGTCCCAGTTCGCGGCCTGGCAGAACGCCTTCACGGAGCTGGCGAAAGACTGCGTCTCGGAGCCGAACTGCCCGCTGGGCACGGAGCCGGGGCAGGCCGACGAGCGGTTTCACAACCTGGTGCGGCCGCTGCAGGACAACCCGCTTCCCGTCGCCGGTGGCCGCTCATTGTCGTATGACGCCGCAGTGCAGGCTGTTTCAACCTCCCTCTTCGTCAATGCCCAGTGGCCGATCATCATTCAGGGCCTGTCAGAGCTGGCCGCAGGCCGCGGTGAGGTACTACTGGGGCTGCGCGATGGCGCGATGGGACGCGGACCTGACGGCCGTTACGGCGGTGGACTCAACGTGGACGCGAACTTGGCGATCAGGTGTATGGACAACCCGCGGCGTACCGCCGACGAGCACACCGAGCTTTCCCGCCGAGCGTGGCAGGTCGCACCGTTCCTCGACCCCGGTGGCCCGGAACAGCGTGCGCACTACGAATGTGAGGCGTGGCCATCGCCGGTGAGCCGGTCGCTGCCCTGGTTCACCGGAAACGCCGAACTGCCCCCGACCCTGACGGTGTCGGTCACCGGCGACCCGGGCACCCCGCATGAGGGTGGCGTCAACCTGGCCCGCCTGCTGGGAGGCAGCCTACTGACTGTGGAGGGCGCGCAGCACGGTGTCGCGATGTTCGGGCAGAGCGAGTGCGTGGACCGAGCTGTCGCGGACTACCTTGTTGATCTACAGACTCCGTCCATTGATGCCCGGTGCACCCTGTGA